The segment CTCCAATGAGATCATCCAGACCTTGAAAGAGGCCATTCTCTTCATCCCGGATATCAATCCCTTCGTGGCAATCATTTCTTTGGTAGGACTGGTGGTCCTGATCTTCCATGGCCGTATCCGCGTGAAACTCATCGCCCTCCTACCCGCTCCCATGTGGGTATTGGTGCTCTCGATCCCTTTTGTATATCTATTCGATTTCTCACAACTCCATGTGATCGACTTCCTGGGCTCAGGCCATGTGGTAGGACCCCATCTATTAATAGATATCCCAAATGAGTTCCTTTCGGTGATCGCGCATCCAGATTTCAGCCGTATGGGAGAACTTCCTTTCTGGACCTCGGTGCTGTCCATCACCATGATCGCCAGCATCGAATCCCTTGTGAGCAGTAAGGCAGTAGACCGCCTCGATCCCTATAGAAGGCGTACGAATCTGGACAAGGACCTCGTAGGCATCGGCCTGAGCACCATGATATCAGGGGCTATAGGCGGTCTTCCGGTGACCACAGTGATCGTGCGGAGTTCGGTCAACATCAATAATCACGGCAAGACCAAGTGGACCAATTTCTACCACGGGATATTCCTGCTCATGTTCATGTTCTTCCTCTCCCCGGTGATCCAGCAGGTGCCGCTATGTGCTCTCGCTATACTTCTGGTATATACCGGATTCAAACTAGCCTCTCCCAAGATCTTCAAGGAGGTTTACAATCAAGGAGCAGAGCAGCTGATCTTCTTTGGAGGAACACTCCTCATGACCTTATATACCAATCTGCTGGTCGGTCTCTTTGGTGGACTACTCTTGGTCCTCACCGTACAGTTCCTACTGGCCCGTACCACGGTCATGGATTTCTTCGGGATGATCCTCAAGCCGGGCACACACCTGCTCTTCCACAAGGATGGCTCCTATGAACTCAAGGTGAAGGGCATCGCCAATTTCATCAGTATGATCCGTATGGATGGACTCCTGATGCAGATTCCAGAGAAGTCCAAAGTGACGATCGACCTCTCCGAGACCCGATTGGTGGATTATTCCATACTGGAGCATTTGGATGAATACCGCAAATCCATGCTGGACAAAGGTGGACAGGTAGACATCCATGGTCTGGAGAAGCACTTCTCTTCCTCGACCAACCGATTGGCCTTGCGTATCCTACCTGTCACGCAACAGATAGAAACTCCACGGCAGATCAGTCTGAGAGAGATGGCACTGGAGCATGGATGGGAATTCGATGGGAAGGAAGTGGATGAGAGGCGCATCTTCCGTTCTTTCTATTTCTTCAAAAGCAAGCTCATCAAGAAGGTCCATAATCGGATCATCCAGTCCGGTGAGGATATTCATTGGCAGATCTGTGATATCGAATTCCAGACAGGAGCCCTGATCGCGGCCGAAGAATACAAGACCACTGTTGGGCTGATGCACATACCGGGTCCTCTGCCTCGATTCACCATAGAGAAGAAAGGCTTCCTCGATCGCTATCTCATCGAACACAAGGACATTGACTATAGGATCTATAAGAACTTCTCCCCAGAATTCAGTGTCAAGGTAGAGGACAAGAAGACCATGGATGAGTTTTTGACCGAACCAATGCGCCAACTCCTCATCGATAGCCATATCGAGCATTTGGAGAGCAACGGGGATGACATACTCATATTCTCAGATAATCTCCGCCCGGCC is part of the Flavobacteriales bacterium genome and harbors:
- a CDS encoding SulP family inorganic anion transporter produces the protein MATEKNIAPETGWRGLIQNWQSDLIASISVALVALPLCLGIAMAAGMPPTSGVLTAIIGGIVTTFYRGSHVGINGPGAGIIAVILSAFAVLDDGSGHTLNYVLAAIVVAGAIQTLLGLIKLGRFADALHSNVIRGILAAIGVIIFAKQIHIALGTQPTSNEIIQTLKEAILFIPDINPFVAIISLVGLVVLIFHGRIRVKLIALLPAPMWVLVLSIPFVYLFDFSQLHVIDFLGSGHVVGPHLLIDIPNEFLSVIAHPDFSRMGELPFWTSVLSITMIASIESLVSSKAVDRLDPYRRRTNLDKDLVGIGLSTMISGAIGGLPVTTVIVRSSVNINNHGKTKWTNFYHGIFLLMFMFFLSPVIQQVPLCALAILLVYTGFKLASPKIFKEVYNQGAEQLIFFGGTLLMTLYTNLLVGLFGGLLLVLTVQFLLARTTVMDFFGMILKPGTHLLFHKDGSYELKVKGIANFISMIRMDGLLMQIPEKSKVTIDLSETRLVDYSILEHLDEYRKSMLDKGGQVDIHGLEKHFSSSTNRLALRILPVTQQIETPRQISLREMALEHGWEFDGKEVDERRIFRSFYFFKSKLIKKVHNRIIQSGEDIHWQICDIEFQTGALIAAEEYKTTVGLMHIPGPLPRFTIEKKGFLDRYLIEHKDIDYRIYKNFSPEFSVKVEDKKTMDEFLTEPMRQLLIDSHIEHLESNGDDILIFSDNLRPALISEFARMFKFLEDMKSILRK